In the genome of Daucus carota subsp. sativus chromosome 9, DH1 v3.0, whole genome shotgun sequence, the window CAAGATTCACATAAAATCTCAAAGAATAAGCAAATATGTTCTGAAATATATTTCACTAGATACTTTTCTGGTTTACGAAAAAATTTCGAAACCAGTCTGCAAGAAAATAATTTCAAGTCTAGTTAATGGTGTATTTCCTTAAGGCAGTGGTTCCTTTTGTAATGTgacataatatattaaaattttcttctaaACCCCAATACATATCAACAGCATATCAAAGAGTTTTACTGTAAGCAGATATTGATCCTTCTTGCCCTGTTGCTTTATGCTTTACTAGGATCACTGACCGGCAGAAGCTATAATGCTATATATTTGTGCGATCGCTATTTCCGAAGCTTATCATGTATTCGTGCATGCCAAACCGATTCATGAAACCAAACAGATTCAGAAATCCATTTACGGAACTAATTATGTATGCGTGCGTGCACAGCTCAGTTACTTCCTCTGCCTCTTCTTTTGAGGAGTGCCGTGTACTTGAGTTTTCATTCCGTAGTTCTTCACTTGAAAGTTCTCAAAAGCATCAGAAACCACTTCAACCTATAATGTTTTTTCTTCAAATTATTGCAAGTGAATAACAAAAAGTAGAAACACATAACTAGGCTGGAAAGCAGAAGGGTGTTAAATCAAACCAGTTCCGGCTTCTTGGAGTACACCCTAACTATCTTATCTTGATAACACTCCGGCAGCAGAAGACTGATCTTTTCATCTGGTATAGGGAATTTTTCGTCACTCTCATAGTCCTGATACCAATGAGGTGGTTATTACAATATTGTATCGATTAGGAAAGATATGACGAGTGCTGGCAAGAGagcaaaaattttatttacattCTGCTTTGTAGTAACTAGACAATTCTAACAGGTCTTATAAACATGTGTTTTCCACAATAAACAATGAAAAGAGTTCTTGTTGGCAGCTTCTTCTATGTAAATGTGCAGGTGTTGCACTGTATCTCCTAAACTAAATTGAGAAATAGTTGGAGGAAAGACTGGATAAGTTCTAAAGCAACACTGGAAATAATTACCTTGAAAAAATTGATACTGCAGCGGAAATGATATGCAAAGAGGAAATAAAACTGTTAAATACAAGTGCAAATCCAGAAGTAGATTAAAGATGAAATTTGTGTGTGTGGAGAAAAAAAttcatcataattttttattctgcaCTCTAAACTGCACCTTTCTAGAGGATTTTTCCTCCCACGTGTCATGTCAATTTTTATATTGCTCACCACAATATCTTCTTCCTTTAGTGAAACAACGCCAGATTTCTATCCAGAAATAACTCAGTCATATCcagaaaaaaaatcataagaAGATGATGGCAACAATAATATTGAAAGGAACAGACAAACCTGTGAACAGATAATATCTTGCGGGGTAATATCTTTAAAGTATTCCAGTTGATCCTTTGGGACAGTAAATTCATTGCAGAACTGTGACAACATGAATACATGATTAGAATTCTGAATTACTGTTGGCCACATCTAGCACATAACCTTAACAAGTCTGATTTTCTGATCATCTAATTAGCATCTTATTTACCAGGTATAGATCTCTTCTTCGGATACGCCTTATTAGATCTCTGGACTCCTTGAGCTCTTCACTTTTTGAAGTCTCAATGAATTTCACAATTGAATCATCTAACTATAATTTTTTCGTATTATTAAACTGTGTAAGGGCTGTGTAAGATAAAAACCAAATCCTTAGAAATGACTCAAAGAAATCTACTACCTTCCAGTATTCAGCTGGGTCATCAATACAGGACTTGATGTCAAGGTGATTATTTGCTTTCACAAGGGCATCAACTAACATGAAGTCTATTGCCTGGAAGGGAAGACAAAACTAATAAGATCTAATATGgtgtatattattatgataGCATTGGACCAAAAACATGCGCAGTGGCCAGAACATGCATGCTCTGGGAACCAACAATTtaccatttaaaattttaaactgggGAATGTATAAAGTTCACACCTTCACTTTCGCATGCGAATAGACTGTTCTGTGCAAGTCAGCTCGGGAGGAGAATAGCTTGTGTATTGTAAGATCTGAACATATAACAAACAACATAATGTCAAGAACATTGTCGCTAAAGACATCTATAGAAAAATTAAATGTAAGTGGACTAACATTCCTTGGCGCGATAACATATCTCATCACCTATGACCCTCATAGTGTCCAAGGGTCTGCAAGTAGCATGATTGAACATATTTTAAATAAGTTAGCAGTTCTAACAAAATGTAGAAGagattaataataaagaattaCTGATTTTTGAAATTACTTATAAATGACTATATACATCTAAACATTGACTGGTTTTAGATGAACACTTTTAGGATCCTGTAAAACTTCACAAACCTGTCAAATCGGAAACTGCAGGTCAAGCCACAAGCTCGGGAGTCTCGAACAATGTAA includes:
- the LOC108202537 gene encoding uncharacterized protein LOC108202537 isoform X3 → MESIYNTEFPSYMYASSMVNRRVSKQVHDNVHGNIYLDPPALKFIDTEQFQRLRDLKQLGLTYLVYPGAVHTRFEHSIGVYWLAGETINRINIDQGFELEIDHFDIQTVKLAGLLHDVGHGPFSHLFEKDFLPQVLHSNKWSHEEMSLKMIDYIVDEHNIEIESDVVRRVKEMIVASSEDKSSKSLTEKRFLYDIVANGRNGIDVDKYKFDYIVRDSRACGLTCSFRFDRPLDTMRVIGDEICYRAKEYLTIHKLFSSRADLHRTVYSHAKVKAIDFMLVDALVKANNHLDIKSCIDDPAEYWKLDDSIVKFIETSKSEELKESRDLIRRIRRRDLYLFCNEFTVPKDQLEYFKDITPQDIICSQKSGVVSLKEEDIVVSNIKIDMTRGRKNPLESINFFKDYESDEKFPIPDEKISLLLPECYQDKIVRVYSKKPELVEVVSDAFENFQVKNYGMKTQVHGTPQKKRQRK
- the LOC108202537 gene encoding uncharacterized protein LOC108202537 isoform X4 — protein: MESIYNTEFPSYMYASSMVNRRVSKQVHDNVHGNIYLDPPALKFIDTEQFQRLRDLKQLGLTYLVYPGAVHTRFEHSIGVYWLAGETINRINIDQGFELEIDHFDIQTVKLAGLLHDVGHGPFSHLFEKDFLPQVLHSNKWSHEEMSLKMIDYIVDEHNIEIESDVVRRVKEMIVASSEDKSSKSLTEKRFLYDIVANGRNGIDVDKFDYIVRDSRACGLTCSFRFDRPLDTMRVIGDEICYRAKEYLTIHKLFSSRADLHRTVYSHAKVKAIDFMLVDALVKANNHLDIKSCIDDPAEYWKLDDSIVKFIETSKSEELKESRDLIRRIRRRDLYLFCNEFTVPKDQLEYFKDITPQDIICSQKSGVVSLKEEDIVVSNIKIDMTRGRKNPLESINFFKDYESDEKFPIPDEKISLLLPECYQDKIVRVYSKKPELVEVVSDAFENFQVKNYGMKTQVHGTPQKKRQRK
- the LOC108202537 gene encoding uncharacterized protein LOC108202537 isoform X1, which translates into the protein MESIYNTEFPSYMYASSMVNRRVSKQVHDNVHGNIYLDPPALKFIDTEQFQRLRDLKQLGSMFVRSSLTYLVYPGAVHTRFEHSIGVYWLAGETINRINIDQGFELEIDHFDIQTVKLAGLLHDVGHGPFSHLFEKDFLPQVLHSNKWSHEEMSLKMIDYIVDEHNIEIESDVVRRVKEMIVASSEDKSSKSLTEKRFLYDIVANGRNGIDVDKYKFDYIVRDSRACGLTCSFRFDRPLDTMRVIGDEICYRAKEYLTIHKLFSSRADLHRTVYSHAKVKAIDFMLVDALVKANNHLDIKSCIDDPAEYWKLDDSIVKFIETSKSEELKESRDLIRRIRRRDLYLFCNEFTVPKDQLEYFKDITPQDIICSQKSGVVSLKEEDIVVSNIKIDMTRGRKNPLESINFFKDYESDEKFPIPDEKISLLLPECYQDKIVRVYSKKPELVEVVSDAFENFQVKNYGMKTQVHGTPQKKRQRK
- the LOC108202537 gene encoding uncharacterized protein LOC108202537 isoform X2 gives rise to the protein MESIYNTEFPSYMYASSMVNRRVSKQVHDNVHGNIYLDPPALKFIDTEQFQRLRDLKQLGSMFVRSSLTYLVYPGAVHTRFEHSIGVYWLAGETINRINIDQGFELEIDHFDIQTVKLAGLLHDVGHGPFSHLFEKDFLPQVLHSNKWSHEEMSLKMIDYIVDEHNIEIESDVVRRVKEMIVASSEDKSSKSLTEKRFLYDIVANGRNGIDVDKFDYIVRDSRACGLTCSFRFDRPLDTMRVIGDEICYRAKEYLTIHKLFSSRADLHRTVYSHAKVKAIDFMLVDALVKANNHLDIKSCIDDPAEYWKLDDSIVKFIETSKSEELKESRDLIRRIRRRDLYLFCNEFTVPKDQLEYFKDITPQDIICSQKSGVVSLKEEDIVVSNIKIDMTRGRKNPLESINFFKDYESDEKFPIPDEKISLLLPECYQDKIVRVYSKKPELVEVVSDAFENFQVKNYGMKTQVHGTPQKKRQRK